Genomic segment of Rhodococcus sp. W8901:
AACCTGGCGAAGATCAAGCCTGGGGCGCTGCCCGCCGCGATCGAGACGGTCAACCGCATCTTTGAGGACGCATGTCGGTACATCGACGGCCACTCGCAGCCTCTACCCACCCTCAACGTGAGTCCCACTCTCGCTGGGCTTGAAGCACACTGGGCCGAACTGGCCCAAGCACGTGAGTCCTACTCCGCTGCCATCGACTAGCTCCGGAGTTCACGGGGGAGTTGCTAACAGCGGGACAGCACACGACCGTAAAACGCCATGTAACAGTGCAGTCGACTTCTGAAACTGACAGCGGCCGCGGAAGCGAGGTGACTCGTGAACGACAACGGACCGGGCGCGCTTGAACAGCACGCCTATCTTGACCTTCGCCAGGGCCGGTGGTGCCGGGAGTATTTCGCAGTGAGGTCAATGGAGCGCAATATGACACAGATGTGACACACAATTGGGCAGTGTCGAGCTGTTGGAACAGGTCATTCGAGAGGCAAAGGCACTGACCAGCGGAAATTTTGTCTGGATTTCGTATTTGTACCCGCTCACTTCTTGAAAGCGAGCGTGGCGTTAAACCCACCGGGGGTTCAAATCCCTCCGCTTCCGCCACAGCCCCTCACCTGTTTCGGCAGGTGAGGGGCTTTTTTGTGCCACCGTCACGTCGGTGTCGAGTCGGTGGCGAACCGGTCCTGGGTGGCCGCCCAGCTGGCGAGGAGTTGCAGCGCGTCGGGGGTCGGGAACGTTCGGGTCGAGGATCTGCCGGATCCGACACTGCAGCAGCCGTCCAACGCGATCGTGCGGATCGTGCGCACGTGCGTCTGCGGATCCGACCTGCACCCGTACCACAACCTGCCCGCGACACCCGGCGGTACGCCGATGGGGTACGAGTTCATCGGGGTGGTCGAAGAGGTCGGTGGGGAAGTGTCGACGCTGAAGAAGGGCGACTTCGTGATCGGCCCGTTCGCCTGGTCGGACGGAACGTGCGACTTCTGCCAGGAGGGTCTGCAGACGTGGTGCCGCCACGGCGGGTTCTGGGCCGGGAACGGGATCGGCGGCGCGCAGGCCGAGGCCATCCGGGTACCGCTGGCGGACGGCACCCTGGTAAGGCGAGTTCAGCGGTCGACGGGTGCTACCCGGAGTCGGTTACCGTCCAGATCCGCGGCCACGAACGTCAGCCCGAATACGTCCTCGCATGGTTCCTCCAAAATCTCGACGCCCTTGTCCAGCCACTCGTCGTAGATCTCTCGGATCTTCGGGCTTCCACCTTCGACCAGGAGCCCGACCTCGAACGCCGGGACCGAGGGAGCGTCGGCCGTTCGAGTCTTCCCTCCCCACAG
This window contains:
- a CDS encoding VOC family protein; amino-acid sequence: MRLPNQFLIYVSDTASSAAFYGELFGMQAQMLSHRYAIFDLGGGVVLALWGGKTRTADAPSVPAFEVGLLVEGGSPKIREIYDEWLDKGVEILEEPCEDVFGLTFVAADLDGNRLRVAPVDR